A window of Candidatus Gracilibacteria bacterium genomic DNA:
AAGCAAATGTCTTTGCACATAAAGGATGAAAACTCCGAGCTGTTGCAAAAAAAATGAAAGAAGCTGCAGCTGAGATGGAGGATGAGATGGTAGATAATAGAAAAGAAGATAAGGCAATCAAAGATTTCAAAATTCCACTTCAAGATGATATCTGAGGAGTTCTTCTGAAAATAAATTCTGTTCATATTATAGAAAACGACGAAGTCGTAGTTCGTGAAGAAAATGTTGAACTCCGAAAAGCTGATCATCTCTTATTAGCTGGTCCAAACGGAATAGGAAAGTCTACGTTACTTGAAAAAATTGTAAATGGGGCAGAAGATTGAGTTGAACTTGCGCACTGAGTAAGAATTGGATATTACAGACAAGATTTCTCAAACCTTGATTTTAATCAAACAGTGTATGATTGTCTCATAGAAGCAGCTGAAGAGATGACAGAACAAGACCTGAGATCAAAAGCAGCAGGATTTCTTATAAATGGGGAAATAATGAAAACTGAAATTTGAAATTTATCTGAAGGTCAAAAATGACTTGTAGCATTTTGTAGACTCGTATTTTTGAAGCCTTGAATACTTATATTAGATGAACCAACAAACCATATTAATTTTAGACATATCCCAGTTATAGCAAAAGCTCTTGATGCTTTTGAAGGTGGTATGATACTTGTATCCCACGTGGATGAGTTTGTATGGCAAATACGTATAGATCAATATTTAGATTTAAAATAGTAAGACATACATATCTCATACAGTGAGCATATATACTACCATTTGTGAAAGTGTTTATAGAGAACTTTCTCTTTATTTAAATAATATAATTATTATGAAAAATGTTATTGGACTCCTAGTACTTAGTACTCTTGTACTTGCATCATGTGCAGATTCTGCAGTGAATGAAAACCCAGATGTTACCGTAACTCCTAGTACTGAAGTTACTGACACTATGGATAATACAGATATGGGAATGGATAATCAAAATATGGACAATATGGATGAAGATGGTGTTATGGTTGGAGGAGCAATGATGGTTCCATCGCTTGATATCGTAGATAACGCTATGAACGCTGATAATGTAACTACTCTTGTTGCTGCTGTATCAGCTGCATGACTTGTAGATACACTTAAGTCAGAAGGACCATTTACAGTATTTGCTCCTACTAACATGGCTTTTGATGATCTTCCAGAAGGTACAGTAGATACTCTACTCCTTCCAGAAAATAAAGATATGTTAACTAATATTCTTACATATCATGTTGTTCCTGGTTCATACACTTCTGCTGATTTAGAAGATGGTATGATGCTTACTACTGTTCAAGGCGAAGAACTTGAAATTACGTACGTAGATAACGTATGGTATGTAAACGGTGTTGAGATTCAAACTGCTGATGTTATCTCTTCTAATGGAGTAACATTCGTAATAGATTCAGTACTTATGCCTTCTGCATAATATCTTGAATTATCATTATGAAAAAAGATATACTTAGGTATATCTTTTTTCATAATTTATTTATTAATAATTAATGTATGGGAACAGCACTAATCACGTGAGCTTCTAGTGGAATTGGGAAAGATCTGGCTTATATTCACGCTGAAAATCTTTGAAACCTTGTTTTAGTAGCGAGAAGTAATGATGATTTACAAGAAGTAAAAAAAGATATTGAATCCAAGTATTCAGTTTCGGTTTTAGTACTTGCATACGATCTTACAGAAACTCATGCAGCTAAAGAAATCTATGATACAATTAAATCAGAAAAGATAGAAATTGAGTACCTTATTAACAATGCGTGATTTGGTGGAGTTGGGAAATTTTATGAGAGAGAATGGAGCCAAGATAAGAATATGATATTACTTAATATATTAGCTTTAACAGAACTGACTCGGCTCTTTCTCCCAGATTTTGTAGCAAAGAATTCTGGAAGAATTATGAATACTTCATCAACTGCAAGTCTGTTAGCTGGACCAAACCAAGCTGTATATTTTGCGAGTAAAGCATTTGTCACTTCATTTTCAAA
This region includes:
- a CDS encoding ABC-F family ATP-binding cassette domain-containing protein; protein product: MGQNGAGKSTIFKLINGSLDKKTGVINTGKDATIATGYQVVLAEDKDLTVQEFFRKYFNDDSVFNIDKQISEILQVVNLKAPLDKKIQAFSGGQQARLLLAAALIQNPDILLLDEPTNNLDAEGIWHLTTFLQEYKKTVLVISHDAEFLNSFTDGVLYLDVHTKVVEQYVGDYHDVVEQIKRKIEKDNMANARLQKEAQAKKDQANVFAHKGGKLRAVAKKMKEAAAEMEDEMVDNRKEDKAIKDFKIPLQDDIGGVLLKINSVHIIENDEVVVREENVELRKADHLLLAGPNGIGKSTLLEKIVNGAEDGVELAHGVRIGYYRQDFSNLDFNQTVYDCLIEAAEEMTEQDLRSKAAGFLINGEIMKTEIGNLSEGQKGLVAFCRLVFLKPGILILDEPTNHINFRHIPVIAKALDAFEGGMILVSHVDEFVWQIRIDQYLDLK
- a CDS encoding fasciclin domain-containing protein; its protein translation is MDNTDMGMDNQNMDNMDEDGVMVGGAMMVPSLDIVDNAMNADNVTTLVAAVSAAGLVDTLKSEGPFTVFAPTNMAFDDLPEGTVDTLLLPENKDMLTNILTYHVVPGSYTSADLEDGMMLTTVQGEELEITYVDNVWYVNGVEIQTADVISSNGVTFVIDSVLMPSA
- a CDS encoding SDR family oxidoreductase gives rise to the protein MGTALITGASSGIGKDLAYIHAENLGNLVLVARSNDDLQEVKKDIESKYSVSVLVLAYDLTETHAAKEIYDTIKSEKIEIEYLINNAGFGGVGKFYEREWSQDKNMILLNILALTELTRLFLPDFVAKNSGRIMNTSSTASLLAGPNQAVYFASKAFVTSFSNAINEELYDKNVTVTALLPGATDTGFGSRSGMDRTKMFQNTASSREVAETGYEAMMQGKRNVLAGVGFAGKILMYLIPFIPKSLLLSQIRKAQETNT